The genome window GCGGCGCACGGTCGCGGTCGCCGTACGACGGACGGTCATCCCGACGCGGGCCACGGTCGCGGTCGCCGAACGACGGGCGGTCGTCACGACGGAACCCACCACGGTCACCCGAGGGGCGGTCGTCACGACGCGGCGCACGGTCGCGGTCACCGTACGACGGACGGTCATCCCGACGCGGGCCACGGTCGCGGTCGCCGTACGACGGACGGTCGCCGTAGGAGGGGCGGTCGTCACGACGCGGCGCACGGTCGCGGTCACCGTAGGACGGACGGTCGCCGTAGGAAGGGCGGTCATCGCGACGCGGGCCACGGTCGCGGTCGCCGTACGACGGACGGTCGTCACGACGGGGGCCGCCGTCGCGGTCGTCCCGGCGCGGGCCGCGGTCGTTCGACCACCCGCCACGGGAGCGCGGCTCGTAGCCTCGGCCGTCGCCGGAGCGTCGTTCGGGGCGGTCCTGGGGCGGGTTGGGCATCGCGGTAACTCCTTCTACATCATCTACGTTGCCGCGGGCCTGGAAGGCGGTGCGTTCTTCGCGGCGGGGTGCCGGCCGCCTCAGGGGCGGTGCCAGGCACCACTTTCATTGTCAAGCATCGGGTCCGGCCCCGCGCCTGGAGCGGCGGCGGGCGGACCGATTCAGCAGGTGTTCGGAAAACAAAAAGGCCGTGGCCCCAGCTCATCGCTGGGGCCACGGCCTATGAAGAATTGTTCGGCGGTGTCCTACTCTCCCACAGGGTCCCCCCTGCAGTACCATCGGCGCTGTGAGGCTTAGCTTCCGGGTTCGGAATGTAACCGGGCGTTTCCCTCACGCTATGACCACCGAAACCCTATCGGGTATTCAGCGAACACACTTTTCAGTTGAAAGTAGTGTTACTAGTTCGCCGGCGATAGCTGTTCGCTACCCGGGAACCACACAGTGAACGCGAGCGTCTGAGGACAAGCCCTCGGCCTATTAGTACCGGTCAGCTCCACCCCTTACAGGGCTTCCACATCCGGCCTATCAACCCAGTCGTCTACTGGGAGCCTTACCCTCTCAAGGAGGTGGGAGTGCTCATCTCGAAGCAGGCTTCCCGCTTAGATGCTTTCAGCGGTTATCCCTCCCGAACGTAGCCAACCAGCCATGCCCTTGGCAGGACAACTGGCACACCAGAGGTTCGTCCGTCCCGGTCCTCTCGTACTAGGGACAGCCCTTCTCAACACTCCTACGCGCACAGCGGATAGGGACCGAACTGTCTCACGACGTTCTAAACCCAGCTCGCGTACCGCTTTAATGGGCGAACAGCCCAACCCTTGGGACCTACTCCAGCCCCAGGATGCGACGAGCCGACATCGAGGTGCCAAACCATCCCGTCGATATGGACTCTTGGGGAAGATCAGCCTGTTATCCCCGGGGTACCTTTTATCCGTTGAGCGACGGCGCTTCCACAAGCCACCGCCGGATCACTAGTCCCTGCTTTCGCACCTGCTCGACCCGTCGGTCTCACAGTCAAGCTCCCTTGTGCACTTACACTCAACACCTGATTGCCAACCAGGCTGAGGGAACCTTTGGGCGCCTCCGTTACTCTTTAGGAGGCAACCGCCCCAGTTAAACTACCCACCAGACACTGTCCCTGATCCGGATCACGGACCCAGGTTAGACATCCAGCACGACCAGAGTGGTATTTCAACGGCGACTCCACAATGACTGGCGTCACTGCTTCAAAGTCTCCCACCTATCCTACACAAGCCGAACCGAACACCAATATCAAGCTATAGTAAAGGTCCCGGGGTCTTTCCGTCCTGCTGCGCGAAACGAGCATCTTTACTCGTAATGCAATTTCACCGGGCCTATGGTTGAGACAGTCGAGAAGTCGTTACGCCATTCGTGCAGGTCGGAACTTACCCGACAAGGAATTTCGCTACCTTAGGATGGTTATAGTTACCACCGCCGTTTACTGGCGCTTAAGTTCTCAGCTTCGCCCCATCGAAACAGAGCTAACCGGTCCCCTTAACGTTCCAGCACCGGGCAGGCGTCAGTCCGTATACATCGCCTTACGGCTTCGCACGGACCTGTGTTTTTAGTAAACAGTCGCTTCTCGCTGGTCTCTGCGGCCGGCCCCAGCTCAAGCAGCAAGTGCCATCACCAGTTCCGGCCCCCCTTCTCCCGAAGTTACGGGGGCATTTTGCCGAGTTCCTTAACCATAGTTCACCCGAACGCCTCGGTATTCTCTACCTGACCACCTGAGTCGGTTTGGGGTACGGGCCGCCATGAAACTCGCTAGAGGCTTTTCTCGACAGCATAGGATCATCCACTTCACCACAATCGGCTCGGCATCAGGTCTCAGACTATATGTCGTGCGGATTTGCCTACACGACGTCCTACACCCTTACCCCGGGACAACCACCGCCCGGGCTGGACTACCTTCCTGCGTCACCCCATCGCTCACCTACTACCCTGTTGGATCAGCGGCTCCACCACGTCCCTTCGTCCGAAGACTCCAGGCCGGCTTCACGGCTTTAGCATTCAGAGGTTCAGCGTTGGCGCTTCAAAGCGGGTACGGGAATATCAACCCGTTGTCCATCGACTACGCCTGTCGGCCTCGCCTTAGGTCCCGACTTACCCTGGGCAGATCAGCTTGACCCAGGAACCCTTGGTCAATCGGCGCAAGAGTTTCCCACTCTTGTATCGCTACTCATGCCTGCATTCTCACTCGTATACCGTCCACGACTCGATTCCTCGGCCGCTTCACCCGGCACACGACGCTCCCCTACCCATCACAGCGGGCGTTGGCCCTCATGCTGCAATGACACGACTTCGGTGGTGTACTTGAGCCCCGCTACATTGTCGGCGCGGAATCACTTGACCAGTGAGCTATTACGCACTCTTTCAAGGGTGGCTGCTTCTAAGCCAACCTCCTGGTTGTCTCTGCGACTCCACATCCTTTCCCACTTAGCACACGCTTAGGGACCTTAGTCGGTGTTCTGGGCTGTTTCCCTCTCGACCATGGAGCTTATCCCCCACAGTCTCACTGCCGCGCTCTCACTTACCGGCATTCGGAGTTTGGCTAAGGTCAGTAACCCGGTGAGGCCCATCGCCTATCCAGTGCTCTACCTCCGGCAAGAAACACGCGACGCTGCACCTAAATGCATTTCGGGGAGAACCAGCTATCACGGAGTTTGATTGGCCTTTCACCCCTAACCACAGGTCATCCCCCAGGTTTTCAACCCTGGTGGGTTCGGTCCTCCACACGGTCTTACCCGCGCTTCAACCTGCCCATGGCTAGATCACTCCGCTTCGGGTCTTGGGCATGCAACTCAACCGCCCTATTCGGACTCGCTTTCGCTACGGCTACCCCACACGGGTTAACCTCGCTACACACCGCAAACTCGCAGGCTCATTCTTCAAAAGGCACGCAGTCACGGCCCGCCAGCAAGCTGACGAACGACGCTCCCACGGCTTGTAGGCACACGGTTTCAGGTACTATTTCACTCCGCTCCCGCGGTACTTTTCACCATTCCCTCACGGTACTATCCGCTATCGGTCACCAGGGAATATTTAGGCTTAGCGGGTGGTCCCGCCAGATTCACACGGAATTTCTCGGGCTCCGTGCTACTTGGGAGAAGCTCAAGTGAGCCGTACAGATTTCGCCTACGGGGGTCTTACCCTCTACGCCGGACCTTTCGCATGTCCTTCGACTACCCATACGGTTTCTGACTCACCCAGCCGCCGGCAGACGACTGAAGAACTTTCCCACGACCCCGAAGTGGCAACCCCTGCCGGGTCTCACACCACTACGGTTTAGCCTCATCCGGTTTCGCTCGCCACTACTCCCGGAATCACGGTTGTTTTCTCTTCCTGCGGGTACTGAGATGTTTCACTTCCCCGCGTTCCCTCCACATACCCTATGTGTTCAGGTATGGGTGACAGCCCATGACGACTGCCGGGTTTCCCCATTCGGACACCCCCGGATCAAAGCTCGGTTGACAGCTCCCCGGGGCCTATCGCGGCCTCCCACGTCCTTCATCGGTTCCTGGTGCCAAGGCATCCACCGTGCGCCCTTAAAAACTTGGCCACAGATGCTCGCGTCCACTGTGCAGTTCTCAAACAACGACCAGACACCCACACTCGACACCCGAAGGCACCTCACATGGGACCGGCACTGAGACAACGTTTCCGTTCCCTCAGGACCCAACAACGTGCCCGACACACCAGCATCAACATCCGCGTTCCACGCCCCGAAGAGCAGTACTGACGAACCATCAACCAGTGTGCCGAATAGTCAACGTTCCACCCATGAGCAACCGTGCGAGACATTCGCTCGCATCCGGCCATGTGCTCCTTAGAAAGGAGGTGATCCAGCCGCACCTTCCGGTACGGCTACCTTGTTACGACTTCGTCCCAATCGCTGGTCCCACCTTCGACGGCTCCCTCCCAAGGGTTAGGCCACCGGCTTCGGGTGTTACCGACTTTCGTGACGTGACGGGCGGTGTGTACAAGGCCCGGGAACGTATTCACCGCAGCATGCTGATCTGCGATTACTAGCAACTCCAACTTCATGGGGTCGAGTTGCAGACCCCAATCCGAACTGAGACCGGCTTTTTGGGATTCGCTCCACCTCACGGTATCGCAGCCCTTTGTACCGGCCATTGTAGCACGTGTGCAGCCCAAGACATAAGGGGCATGATGATTTGACGTCGTCCCCACCTTCCTCCGAGTTGACCCCGGCAGTCTCCTGTGAGTCCCCGACATTACTCGCTGGCAACACAGAACAAGGGTTGCGCTCGTTGCGGGACTTAACCCAACATCTCACGACACGAGCTGACGACAACCATGCACCACCTGTATACCGACCACAAGGGGGCGCCTATCTCTAGACGTTTCCGGCATATGTCAAGCCTTGGTAAGGTTCTTCGCGTTGCGTCGAATTAAGCCACATGCTCCGCTGCTTGTGCGGGCCCCCGTCAATTCCTTTGAGTTTTAGCCTTGCGGCCGTACTCCCCAGGCGGGGAACTTAATGCGTTAGCTGCGGCACCGACGACGTGGAATGTCGCCAACACCTAGTTCCCAACGTTTACGGCGTGGACTACCAGGGTATCTAATCCTGTTCGCTCCCCACGCTTTCGCTCCTCAGCGTCAGTAATGGCCCAGAGATCCGCCTTCGCCACCGGTGTTCCTCCTGATATCTGCGCATTTCACCGCTACACCAGGAATTCCGATCTCCCCTACCACACTCTAGCCTGCCCGTATCGAATGCAGACCCGGGGTTAAGCCCCGGGCTTTCACATCCGACGCGACAGGCCGCCTACGAGCTCTTTACGCCCAATAATTCCGGACAACGCTCGCACCCTACGTATTACCGCGGCTGCTGGCACGTAGTTAGCCGGTGCTTCTTCTGCAGGTACCGTCACTTGCGCTTCTTCCCTGCTGAAAGAGGTTTACAACCCGAAGGCCGTCATCCCTCACGCGGCGTCGCTGCATCAGGCTTGCGCCCATTGTGCAATATTCCCCACTGCTGCCTCCCGTAGGAGTCTGGGCCGTGTCTCAGTCCCAGTGTGGCCGGTCGCCCTCTCAGGCCGGCTACCCGTCGTCGCCTTGGTAGGCCATTACCCCACCAACAAGCTGATAGGCCGCGGGCTCATCCTGCACCGCCGGAGCTTTCCACCAACCCCCATGCAGAGGAAGGTAATATCCGGTATTAGACCCCGTTTCCAGGGCTTGTCCCAGAGTGCAGGGCAGATTGCCCACGTGTTACTCACCCGTTCGCCACTGATCCACCCCGAAGGGCTTCACCGTTCGACTTGCATGTGTTAAGCACGCCGCCAGCGTTCGTCCTGAGCCAGGATCAAACTCTCCGTGAATGTCTCCCCGTAATCGGGGCGAACACCCGCGCAGAGCGGCACAGCAACCACCGGAATAGGGCGGCCCCGTGCACTGCGTCCTCGCTAGTGTTTTGTTACTAAAGGAATCTCCAACCCCAATCCACAAGGGACCGAGGCCGGGGATGTCAACATATCTGGCGTTGACTTTTGGCACGCTGTTGAGTTCTCAAGGAACGGACGCTTCCTTCGATCCCGCTCTCGCGTTCTCTCCGGGCGCTTCGTTCTTTCGTGTTTCCAGCTTAGCAGATCAGATTTGGTGTCTTTTCCGCTGTCCTGGCTGGCCAGGGCCGCTTTTCGCTTTCGCGGCGACCGTCACTCTACCTCATTTCCGGACCTGGTCCGGACCATGCTGATTCCGAATAGGAAATAGCCTGGTTGGTAAATCGGTAAGTGTGATGGTCGCTCCGAGTGGATTCGGGCCTGCCCTTCGGCTGTCCCTCATGTCCGCCCGGTTCTGGCGACTCGGTCAACACTAGGCCAGCCGAACGGTCGCGTCAAACACGCAGGGGCCAGATCTGACTGGATCTGGCCCCTGCGGGGTGAAGTACCAGCTCAAGGCTGGTCCGTTTCAAGACACCTGAGTGGATGTCAGGGGCTGTCGGAGTGAAGGCGTGTCAGTTTCCGACCAGCTCGACCGCGGCGAGGTTGCGCTTGCCGCGGCGCAGGACCAGCCAGCGGCCGTGCAGTAGGTCGGTCTCGGCGGGGACGGCGTCCTCGTCCGCGATCTTGGTGTTGTTCAGGTAGGCGCCGCCCTCCTTGAGGGTGCGGCGGGCGGCCGAGCGGCTCGGCGCCAGACCGACGGCGACCAGCAGGTCGGCCATCGGGGCCAGCTCCGCGACCTCGGCCCGCGGCACCTCGGCGAGCGCGGAGGCGAGGGTGGCCGCCTCCAGTTCGGTCAGGTCGCCCTGGCCGAACAGCGCCTTGGAGGCGTCGACGGCGCGCTGGTACTGGTCGGCGCCGTGCACCATCGTGGTCAGTTCCTCGGCGAGGGCGCGCTGGGCCAGTCGGGCCTGCGGGCGCTCGGCGGTCTCCCGCTCCAGCTCCTCGATCTCCTCGCGCGAGCGGAAGGAGAAGATGCGCAGGAAGTTGCTGATGTCCCCGTCGGTCGCGTTCAGCCAGAACTGGTAGAAGGCGTAGGGCGTGGTCAGCTCGGGGTCGAGCCAGACGGTGCCGGACTCGGTCTTGCCGAACTTGGTGCCGTCCGCCTTGGTGATCAGCGGGGTGGCCAGGGCGTGGGCGGACTTGCCGTCGGCCTTGCGGATCAGCTCGGTGCCGGCGGTCAGGTTGCCCCACTGGTCGCTGCCGCCGGTCTGCAAGGTGCAGCCGTAGCGGCGGTTCAGCTCCAGGAAGTCCATGGCCTGGAGGATCTGGTAGCTGAACTCGGTGTAGCTGATGCCGGCGTCCGAGTTGAGGCGGCGGGCCACCGCCTCCTTGGCGATCATGCTGTTGACCCGGAAGTACTTGCCGACGTCGCGCAGCAGGCCGATCGCGGACAGGCCGGAGGTCCAGTCGAGGTTGTTGACCAGGCGGGCCGCGAACGGGCCGTCGAAGTCGAGGCACTTCTCGATCTGGCCGCGCAGCCGGTCGACCCAGCCGGCCACCACCTCGGGGTCGTTGAGCACCCGCTCGGCGGTGGGCTTGGGGTCGCCGATCAGGCCGGTGGCGCCGCCGACCAGGCCGAGCGGGAAGTGGCCGGCCTGCTGGATCCGCCGCATGGTGAGCAGCTGCACCAGGTTGCCGAGGTGCAGGCTCGGCGCCGTCGGGTCGAAGCCGCAATAGAACGTGACCGGGCCGTCCGCGAGCGCCTTGCGCAGAGCGTCCTCGTCGGTGGAGAGGGCGATCAGCCCGCGCCACTTCAGCTCGTCGACGATGTCCGTCACGGTCACGGTTCTCCCTTGGTGAGGTCCGGGTGGTTACAGCCTGTCCGAGGGTACGCGTTCGGCGCCATCGACTTTCACTTGGACGTGCGGCGACGCGGGGTGTGGGCCTTGTAGGGGCTGACCGTCGGGTCGCCGTCGATCCAGAACCGCCAGGGGGTGTCGACGGCGGTGGAGACGCCGGTGCGCGGGCCGGTGCGGATCAGCGCGGGTGCGGGCGGGGTGCCGGGGAGGAGCCGGAAGACCGGGCCGGTCACCACGTCCTCGCCGTCCTGGGCGCGGTCGATGCCGAGCGCGACGGCCAGCCGGGCCGGTCCCTGGGCGAGGTCGTACGGCCGCCGGCTGGTGCTGCGGCGCTTTCCGGCCAGTTCGGCTCCGGCGATCACCTGGCCGGCCCGCAGCAGCACTCCGCCCGGGTGCAGGGCCGGTCCGCAGACCATGTTCAGGCAGAAGTGCATGCCGTAGGTGAAGTACACGTAGGCGTGTCCGGGCGGGCCGAACATCACGGCGTTGCGCTCGGTGCGGCCGCGGTAGGCGTGCGAGGCCGGGTCGTCGGGGCCGGTGTAGGCCTCGACCTCGGTGAGCCGCAGCTCCACGGTGCCGGTGGGCATGGTGCAGCGCAGCGTGCGGCCGAGCAGCTCGGGGGCGACCTCGGGGCTCGGGCGGTCGAAGAAGGCGCGGGGCAACGGGGTTTCGGACGCGTCGTCAGTCACGGGGTGAGCCTACGGAAGACCGCTGACAGGTACGGAGGGCGGCCGAAATTGCGTTGTCCGCTGGTGGGCCGCGGGGTCATTGTGGTCTGGTCCGCCGCGCGGGCGGCGGCTTGGGGAGGTGCCCGGAAGTGCGCAACACGCTGGTGCTGAATGCGAGTTACGAGCCGCTGTCGACGGTGTCGCTGCAGCGGGCGGTGGTCCTGGTGCTCCAGGACAAGGCCGAGGTCGAACAGGCCCATCCGCTGCGGATGGTGCGGGCCACCGGTCTGTCGGTGCCGCTGCCGCGGGTGATCAGACTGCGGCGGTACGTCAGGGTGCCGTTCCGACAACAGGCCCCGTGGTCACGGCGGGGTGTGCTGGTGCGGGACCAGCACCTGTGCGCGTACTGCGGCCGGCGGGCCACCACGGTGGACCACCTGGTGCCGAAGTCGCGCGGTGGCGCGGACAGTTGGCTGAACACCGTGGCGGCCTGCGCGGAGGACAACCAGCGCAAGGCCGACCGCACGCCGGAGCAGGCCAAGATGGCGCTGCTGCGGCGCCCGTTCGAGCCCACCCCGCAGGCCTCGCTGATGCTGGCGCTGGGCCTGCGGGCCGGCGAGGCCGCGGAGCTGGCCCAGTGGCTGCCGCAGCCGGCGGCGGCCTGAGGGCGCCCGGGTCGGGCCCGGTCAGCCCTTGGCCTGGAAGGCGGTGGCGGTGCCGAAGTTGCTGGAGTGGGTCGGCACCACGACGACCTTGTCGGAGCCGATCATCAGTCGGCCGGAGCTGAGCAGTGAGCCGGTGGCGGGCGGGAAGTTGCCGCCCGCCGTCTCCTGGCCGCCGGCCAGCGCGAACCGGCTGAGGTGGGCCGGCTGGCCGACCCGCTCCTCGGTGGCCAGCACCAGCGAACCGTTGTCCAGGGCGACCGCGCGCACGCTGCCCTTCTCCGGGACCGGGGTCTGCCAGCTCGCCTTGCCGCTGGTCAGGTCGTAGGCCACCACGGTGGTCCGGCCGTCGCCGGTGGTCAGGGTGCTGACGGCGTCGTGGCCCTGGAAGAAGATCGACGGCACCGGGTCGAAGGTGCCGGTGTCGGCGGCCAGCCGGCCGAGGTCGGAGACCACCGGGATGCCGGCCGTCGGGTTGCCGTTCTGGTCGAAGGAGAGCAGCTTCGCGTCGGTCGGCTGGTCGCCGGTGGTGAGCACCGCGACCGGGTCGGCGGAGAGCACGGTGGCGGTCTTCGGCGGGCCGTCCAGGCCGTGCGCCCAGAGCTGCTTGCCGTCGGCGGTGGCCAGCGCGACCATCTGGTCGCCCGGGTTGCTGTCGGCGCAGCTGGCGTGCACCAGCACGGTGCCGGGGCCGGCGCCGCCGGACAGGGTGCAGTACTTGCCGGGACCGGCGTACTGCCACAGGTCCTTGCCGTCGGCCGCGGCCCAGGCCGCGACGTGGTCGTCGGCGACCGCGATCACCTTGTCGTCCAGCACGCTGACGTGGGCGGCGTACGGGTTGGTGGTGGTGGAGAGCTGCTTGGTCCAGGCGGCCTTGCCGGTCTTGGTGTCCACGAGGACCAGCGTGCTGCAGGGGGTCTTCGGATCGGCGGCGGGGCGGAACAGCACGCCGCCCAGGCCCGCCGAGTTGACGGTGGGTGAGAGGCCGCAGGGGACGGCGCCCTGGGCGGGGGCGTCCAGGCTCCAGGTGGGCTTGCCGCCGGCCAGGTCGTAGGCGTGCACGCCGCTGCTGTCGGCCCGGACCACCGCGTCGGCGAGCAGCCAGCTGCCGGTCAGGGTGTCGTCGGTGCCCGGCTGCGGCGCGGCGGCCGGCTGGGCGTTCCAGATCCGGGTGTGCGCGACGGCGAAGCCGGTGTCGCTGCTGGGCGGGGCGGCCGCCGCGCTGTGGTGGCCGTCGCCGCCGCTGGTGGCGACCACGCCGGCGGTGATCAGCACGCCGAGTGCGGCTATTCCGGCGGCGCCGCGGATCAGCAGGGCGCGCTTGTCGGGGGTGCCGTCGGTGCTGAGCAGGGCGGCCTTGGCCTTGTCCAGGAAGGAGCCGCCGGAGCCGCCCGAACCGCCCGAACCGCTGGAGCCGCCGCGGCGGGACCGGGTGGGCGGTGCGGCGGCGGGCTCGACAGCGGGCTCAGCGGTGGGGTCCTCGGCGGCGGCGGTCTCCCCGACAGCGGGCGGCACGGGGGGCACCGGGGGCATCGTCTCGGTCGGCGCCGCGTAGAACTCCTGGTAGCCGGTGGAGTCCTGGTAGTGCGTCGGGTCCTGGTAGGCCGCGGGCTCCTGGTAGCCGCCCGGGCCCTGCTGGTACTCGACGGCGGCCTGGAACCCCTGCTCCTGGTAGCCCTGCTCCTGGTGGCCCTGTTCCTGGTAGGCGGTCCAGTCCCAGTTCTGCTGGTTCGGGTCCTGGTAGTGCTGCTGCTGCGGGTCCTGGTAGGGCGGCTGCTGAGGGTCGGTGGGATACCACGAGTGCTGCTGTTCGTATCCGTCCTGACTCATGGGTTCCCGTTCGTCCGACTGCACAGTGCAGCCGCCAGCATCTCATGCCGCCCGGCGGGGCCGGTCAGACGCCGTCGAACGCCTGGTCGATCAGGGCCGCCAGCTGGAAGTCCAGGCTGGTCAGACCGCCCGCGCTGTGCGTGGACAGGACGAAGGTGAGGGTCCGCCAGCGGATGTCGATGTCCGGGTGGTGGTCCAGCCGCTCGGCCTGCTCGGCCACCGCGACCACCACCCGGATCGCGGCGGGGAAGTCGGCCGCCTCGGCGGTCCGGCTGATCGAGTCACCGATGCCGGCCCGCCGCCAGTGCGGCAGTTCGGCCAGAGCCGTGGCGATCTCCGCCTCCGTGAGGAGGGTTCTGCTGCTCATCGGCGCGCTCCCGGTCCACCTGGTCGCTGGGCCGCCCCCGGTGGGGACGGTTCCTCAACGCCGAGCCTACCGGGCCGGGAGCGGCGCCTGACGGAGGGTCAGCCAGCGCGTCTCGACCGGTCCGCGCCGGTCAGGCGGCCAGCAGCTTGACCACGGCGACCAGGCCGACCAGCACGATCAGGCCGCGCAGCGCGACCGGGGGCAGCCGCCGCCCGATCTTGGCGCCGAGCAGCCCGCCGCCGGCCGAGCCGATCGCGATCAGCAGCGCGACCAGCCAGTCGATGTGCGTGGTGAACATGAAGAAGACCGCGGCGACGCCGTTGACGAGCAGCGCCAGCACGTTCTTGACCGCGTTCATCCGCTGCAGGTCGTCGCGGAGCAGCATGCCCATCAGGGCCAGCAGCAGCACGCCCTGGGCGGCGCCGAAGTAGCCGCCGTAGATGCCGGTCAGGAAGACCCCGGCGACCAGCAGCGGGCTGCCGTCGGGGTGGCTGGTCCGGCCGCCGCGGGCGGCGACCGCCCGGGCCACCCTGGGCTGGATCACCACCAGCACCAGGGCGAGCAGGATCAGCACCGGCACGATCGCGGTGAAGGCCGAGCTGGGCAGCCGGGTGAGCAGCACCGCCCCGATCAGGCCGCCGGCCAGCGAGGCCAGTCCGAGCCGGACCAGCCGGCCGCGCTGGTCGGCGAGTTCGCGGCGGTAGCCGATCGCCCCGCTGACCGAGCCCGGGACCAGCCCGAGGGTGTTGGACACGTTGGCGGTGACCGGCGGCACGCCGAGTGCGAGCAGGACCGGGAACGTGATCAGCGTTCCCGAGCCCACGATCACGTTGATGGTGCCCGCACCGGCACCGGCGGCCAGCACCGCGAGTGCTTCCCATGGCGTCATGGAGTTCGTCCCTACTGTTCGCGTGTCCGCCCCGAGGTGTCGGTGGCGGCGCACGCGATCATTCCGGAGAACGGGGCGGGCGCCCAGTGCCTTCCAGGATCAGAGACGTCAGGATCAGAGACGTCAGGATCGGCTGGAAGGCCCGGGACGGCGACGTCACTCGGGGTCGATCTTCGGGTACTCCCGGGTCGGGTTGACCCGCGGCCGGGTGGCGCCGGAGTCGTCGGTGTCCAGCGGGCGCGGGCCGTTGGCCGAGCCGACCGGGCGCGGCACGCCGCCCTCGCCGACGGCCGGCTTGGTCAGGTCCGGGCCGGCCACGGGCACGGGCGCGGCGACCGGGCCGCCGCCGCCCTGGCCGGTGAGCCCGCCGAAGGCGCCGCCCAGGCCCTTGAGCGCGTCGCCGACCTCGCTGGGGATGATCCAGAGCTTGTTGGCGTCGCCCTTGGCCAGCTCGGGCAGGGTCTGCAGGTACTGGTAGGCGAGCAGCTTCTGGTCGGCGTCGCCCTCGTGGATCGCCTCGAAGACGGTGCGGATCGCGGCGGCCTCACCGTCGGCGCGCAGCACGGCGGCCTGGGCCTCGCCCTCGGCGCTGAGCACGGCGGCCTGCTTCTCGCCCTCGGCCCGCAGGATCGCGGCCTGCCGAGCGCCCTCGGCGTTGAGCACGGCGGCGCGCTTGTCCCGCTCGGCGCGCATCTGCTTCTCCATCGAGTCCTGGATCGAGGTCGGCGGCTCGATGGCCTTCAGCTCGACCCGGTTGACCCGGATGCCCCAGCGGCCGGTGGCCTCGTCCAGCACGCCGCGCAGGCCGGCGTTGATCACCTCGCGGGAGGTGAGGGTGGATTCGAGGTCCATCGAGCCGAT of Kitasatospora viridis contains these proteins:
- the tyrS gene encoding tyrosine--tRNA ligase, which produces MTDIVDELKWRGLIALSTDEDALRKALADGPVTFYCGFDPTAPSLHLGNLVQLLTMRRIQQAGHFPLGLVGGATGLIGDPKPTAERVLNDPEVVAGWVDRLRGQIEKCLDFDGPFAARLVNNLDWTSGLSAIGLLRDVGKYFRVNSMIAKEAVARRLNSDAGISYTEFSYQILQAMDFLELNRRYGCTLQTGGSDQWGNLTAGTELIRKADGKSAHALATPLITKADGTKFGKTESGTVWLDPELTTPYAFYQFWLNATDGDISNFLRIFSFRSREEIEELERETAERPQARLAQRALAEELTTMVHGADQYQRAVDASKALFGQGDLTELEAATLASALAEVPRAEVAELAPMADLLVAVGLAPSRSAARRTLKEGGAYLNNTKIADEDAVPAETDLLHGRWLVLRRGKRNLAAVELVGN
- a CDS encoding DNA-3-methyladenine glycosylase — its product is MTDDASETPLPRAFFDRPSPEVAPELLGRTLRCTMPTGTVELRLTEVEAYTGPDDPASHAYRGRTERNAVMFGPPGHAYVYFTYGMHFCLNMVCGPALHPGGVLLRAGQVIAGAELAGKRRSTSRRPYDLAQGPARLAVALGIDRAQDGEDVVTGPVFRLLPGTPPAPALIRTGPRTGVSTAVDTPWRFWIDGDPTVSPYKAHTPRRRTSK
- a CDS encoding HNH endonuclease; its protein translation is MRNTLVLNASYEPLSTVSLQRAVVLVLQDKAEVEQAHPLRMVRATGLSVPLPRVIRLRRYVRVPFRQQAPWSRRGVLVRDQHLCAYCGRRATTVDHLVPKSRGGADSWLNTVAACAEDNQRKADRTPEQAKMALLRRPFEPTPQASLMLALGLRAGEAAELAQWLPQPAAA
- a CDS encoding PQQ-binding-like beta-propeller repeat protein gives rise to the protein MSQDGYEQQHSWYPTDPQQPPYQDPQQQHYQDPNQQNWDWTAYQEQGHQEQGYQEQGFQAAVEYQQGPGGYQEPAAYQDPTHYQDSTGYQEFYAAPTETMPPVPPVPPAVGETAAAEDPTAEPAVEPAAAPPTRSRRGGSSGSGGSGGSGGSFLDKAKAALLSTDGTPDKRALLIRGAAGIAALGVLITAGVVATSGGDGHHSAAAAPPSSDTGFAVAHTRIWNAQPAAAPQPGTDDTLTGSWLLADAVVRADSSGVHAYDLAGGKPTWSLDAPAQGAVPCGLSPTVNSAGLGGVLFRPAADPKTPCSTLVLVDTKTGKAAWTKQLSTTTNPYAAHVSVLDDKVIAVADDHVAAWAAADGKDLWQYAGPGKYCTLSGGAGPGTVLVHASCADSNPGDQMVALATADGKQLWAHGLDGPPKTATVLSADPVAVLTTGDQPTDAKLLSFDQNGNPTAGIPVVSDLGRLAADTGTFDPVPSIFFQGHDAVSTLTTGDGRTTVVAYDLTSGKASWQTPVPEKGSVRAVALDNGSLVLATEERVGQPAHLSRFALAGGQETAGGNFPPATGSLLSSGRLMIGSDKVVVVPTHSSNFGTATAFQAKG
- a CDS encoding 4a-hydroxytetrahydrobiopterin dehydratase; the encoded protein is MSSRTLLTEAEIATALAELPHWRRAGIGDSISRTAEAADFPAAIRVVVAVAEQAERLDHHPDIDIRWRTLTFVLSTHSAGGLTSLDFQLAALIDQAFDGV
- a CDS encoding sulfite exporter TauE/SafE family protein; translated protein: MTPWEALAVLAAGAGAGTINVIVGSGTLITFPVLLALGVPPVTANVSNTLGLVPGSVSGAIGYRRELADQRGRLVRLGLASLAGGLIGAVLLTRLPSSAFTAIVPVLILLALVLVVIQPRVARAVAARGGRTSHPDGSPLLVAGVFLTGIYGGYFGAAQGVLLLALMGMLLRDDLQRMNAVKNVLALLVNGVAAVFFMFTTHIDWLVALLIAIGSAGGGLLGAKIGRRLPPVALRGLIVLVGLVAVVKLLAA
- a CDS encoding SPFH domain-containing protein encodes the protein MEPVLIVLIVLVVLALLALIRTIQVIPQGSAAIVERFGRYTRTLNAGLNIVVPFVDTIRNRIDLREQVVPFPPQPVITQDNLVVNIDTVIYYQVTDARAATYEVASFIQAIEQLTVTTLRNIIGSMDLESTLTSREVINAGLRGVLDEATGRWGIRVNRVELKAIEPPTSIQDSMEKQMRAERDKRAAVLNAEGARQAAILRAEGEKQAAVLSAEGEAQAAVLRADGEAAAIRTVFEAIHEGDADQKLLAYQYLQTLPELAKGDANKLWIIPSEVGDALKGLGGAFGGLTGQGGGGPVAAPVPVAGPDLTKPAVGEGGVPRPVGSANGPRPLDTDDSGATRPRVNPTREYPKIDPE